ACAACAAGAAACCAATTCAAAATCCATCGCATTGATTGAGCTTAACTTCTGGAAACCCTAGATCTACAGTGAAGCAGATTCTCGATTggattttgagagagagagagttagagAAACCTTTTCGGAGGAATTGCAGGAGACGCAAGGACCTGAAGGAGAGCACTCGAAGGTGACGTTGCTTCCTTTTGGAGTCTCTTTGAAACCTAGAAGGAGCCTTCGCCCCCCGCCGCCGCGGCTTCTCATCTCTTCGTCTCCGTTGTTCCTGTTAGACGGTTAGTTTCGAAATCAACGGTGATtggttaaattaatttttttttctagatcGAGAAATCGAAAACGAGTTAGATCGAAGTTACGGAACTGTTCGTGTGATCTGACGGCGAGAAAAGATGATGAGATAGCAACAGCGTAGACAAAGAGGATGATCAGATGCAGTGGATGATAACTCTTGGAAGCCATTTTCGctgtttcttctcttctccttcttcttcgtttGAAGAATAAAAGCTTGCAGAAGAGAAGAGTTAATGTATATTAACAAAAATGGTCCGATATTACTCGACTATTTGCAAACGCACCTTACACCTTAACTGGATTATAGATTTTGACCCCAATAGTTTTAGTTTAAGGTCCAACAAAGCCCACCGTAGAGAAGTCCTAACGTAAATAATTAGGGAGCCCAGCCCAGAGGAACATCCAACATCCACACTCTTGTCAAGCTGCACTAGTAGTACTAcagtttgaatttttcttttcttgtaagAGCATTTCTAACATGATTTGTTGCAAAACAAAGTGATATTTGAATCCGATTACATTTTTCACTCTCTTCTTTCAGAGTATTCACGAAAACGTAGCTAGGGTAGTTTTATTTCATTACATGTTACTACAACACTTCTTCAGTGTGCATTGGAGAGGACCCTGCCAATCCAAACCCCGCAACCGAgagtttaaagaaaaaaaaaaacagaagtagaaatttatatatttaaaaaactaaatatttaaaacttaagaTATGaaagacattttaaaataaataaaatcaaagtgAAACCGACAAGACCTTTTTGTATGGGTTAAGTATCTTGCTAAAATTACCGGGCCTCAAATTATACGAAGCCCACTTGACAGCGCAGACGGTGTATCTAGGCAAATTAttgggtatatatatatatagaaacacacGACCAAAGCAATAGAGAAGATTACGATTACAGAGTAAAACCCTAATATTTGGACGATGAGCAATGTCGGTGAGAAATTGGTTGGGGAGAAGAAAGAAGCAGCAGCGCAGCAGCCGCAACAGTATCTGACGATGAATGCGAAGCTCTACTCTCTGGAGAGGTTCCAAGCAGATTTTGTTGATGTCTCGGTAAAGGAGGTAGATTTGCTCAACGAGTTGGAGGTATCCAAAGTATATCACTGCGATGGGTTGGTGTTATGCGTGGCTAAGGACAAGAAGGAGGAACCGAAGCTGGTGTTGTGGAACCCTTATCTGTGTCAAACAAGGTGGATCGAACCGAGAGAAGAGTTCAACAAAAATAACAGGTTCGCGATCGGATACGACGACGGCGGCTCAGGCTCAGGCTCAGACTCGCAGCGCAACCACAAAATCATGAGTTTAGCGGATACCTTTGGACCAGAACGCAAACACGAGCTTGTGTGCGAAATCTATGAAATTAGGTCTAATTCATGGAGGGTTCTCGATGTGGTGAAGGATAAGTGGTCGATAGATATGGATCAGCGAGGCGTGTCTGTCAAGGGAAACACCTACTTTTTTGCTCATCATCTTGCAGAAAGAGTTTTTAGAGGACTCGTGTTAAAACAGGAGgaaattttcttaatctgtttTGATTTTGCCAAAGAGAGGTTTGGACCACGCCTCCCTTTTCCTTTTGACTCTTTCGATGGTTTCAATGGTGACCTTGTGACCCTCTCAAGCTTCGTTAGCGGTGGTGGTGATGAGCAGCTTGCGGTCCTCTTTGGTGGTTATGAATCTGGCTTTTTTGAGATTTGGGTTACCCTTACTGTCGACCCCAACGGTGCGTCCTGGAGCAAGTTTTTGCGAATGGACCCGGGCCCCTTCTGTAGCTACGGTTTTCAGCTCTATCCATCTTCTGGTGGGAGCTTCCTTGTTGATGAGGACAACAAACTTGCTGTCTTGTTTGAACTAGACCAAACCCAGACCACTCACAAGGCTTTTGTGTTTGGACAAGACGGCTCCTTCAAATCCTCCGTCATCCTCGGACAAGCTCTCTTACTCGAAAACCGTTCTTATAACAAACTCTACAAAGCTGCTCGTCCCCCACTTGTTTCCTCTTCCCCTTATCGTCCAAGCTCAGTC
This genomic window from Raphanus sativus cultivar WK10039 unplaced genomic scaffold, ASM80110v3 Scaffold2568, whole genome shotgun sequence contains:
- the LOC108823366 gene encoding F-box/kelch-repeat protein At1g24800, with amino-acid sequence MSNVGEKLVGEKKEAAAQQPQQYLTMNAKLYSLERFQADFVDVSVKEVDLLNELEVSKVYHCDGLVLCVAKDKKEEPKLVLWNPYLCQTRWIEPREEFNKNNRFAIGYDDGGSGSGSDSQRNHKIMSLADTFGPERKHELVCEIYEIRSNSWRVLDVVKDKWSIDMDQRGVSVKGNTYFFAHHLAERVFRGLVLKQEEIFLICFDFAKERFGPRLPFPFDSFDGFNGDLVTLSSFVSGGGDEQLAVLFGGYESGFFEIWVTLTVDPNGASWSKFLRMDPGPFCSYGFQLYPSSGGSFLVDEDNKLAVLFELDQTQTTHKAFVFGQDGSFKSSVILGQALLLENRSYNKLYKAARPPLVSSSPYRPSSVQLNQTNV